From the genome of Hyperolius riggenbachi isolate aHypRig1 chromosome 9, aHypRig1.pri, whole genome shotgun sequence, one region includes:
- the LOC137533505 gene encoding olfactory receptor 5V1-like yields the protein MELANKTTVKEFILLSFYSFKQLQVLIFVLVLPMYLITIMGNVAVIILVKKGPSLHSPMYFFISVFAALEISFVSATIPKLLASLIADDRRISFMNCFVQLYVFGALGITECYMLAVMAFDRDLAINHPLRYATIMNNVICIALASLPFMIGFVITLIPTVLTAQQNFCGPNEINHYFCDLFPLQSLACSSPLVNNLVVNITVAVFSSLTSFILIIGLYTHIIITIIRIKSVEHKHKAFSTCSSHLTVACLLYCSAIIIYLKPTNSHNDKFFALIYNIVTPMLNPFIYTLRNKDVKEAIHKGNPFKLKCCKSEYT from the coding sequence ATGGAACTAGCAAACAAAACAACGGTGAAAGAATTTATTTTGCTGTCATTTTACAGTTTCAAGCAGCTACAAGTCCTAATCTTTGTTCTAGTATTACCAATGTATTTGATAACCATCATGGGTAACGTTGCTGTAATCATCCTTGTTAAAAAAGGGCCTTCACTCCACTCTCCAATGTATTTTTTCATTAGTGTATTCGCAGCGTTGGAAATCTCTTTTGTATCTGCCACAATTCCAAAACTCCTTGCCAGTTTGATTGCGGACGACAGAAGGATCTCCTTTATGAACTGTTTTGTGCAGTTATATGTCTTTGGCGCACTTGGAATAACAGAATGTTATATGCTTGCAGTCATGGCCTTTGACAGAGATTTAGCAATTAATCATCCCTTAAGGTATGCTACAATCATGAATAATGTAATTTGTATTGCTTTAGCGAGTTTGCCTTTTATGATTGGTTTTGTCATTACTTTGATTCCCACAGTCTTGACAGCTCAACAGAACTTTTGTGGACCCAATGAAATCAACCATTATTTCTGTGACTTATTTCCTTTACAGAGCTTGGCGTGTTCTAGTCCTTTAGTCAATAACTTAGTCGTGAACATAACTGTTGCTGTTTTTTCAAGCTTGACTTCTTTTATACTTATCATCGGGCTCTACACTCACATAATCATTACCATTATCAGGATCAAAAGTGTGGAACATAAACACAAAGCATTCTCCACTTGTTCTTCTCATCTCACTGTTGCCTGCCTCTTATATTGCTCAGCAATCATAATTTATCTGAAGCCAACAAACAGCCATAATGACAAGTTTTTTGCCCTTATATATAATATTGTCACTCCAATGTTAAATCCTTTTATTTATACCTTAAGAAATAAGGATGTGAAAGAAGCCATTCATAAAGGCAACCCGTTCAAGCTAAAATGTTGCAAAAGTGAATATACATAG